GTTAAAATAAACTACTCCGTCAAACGTTTTTTCTGCCCTTAGTCGCTCTGTATCCGTGGTGCAAGCATATAGGTTACTTGTCCCTTTCCTTCTGCAATATCAAAGTGCAGTTTCACTGGGAATTCTTCACCCAGCTCTGCTGTTACCTCTGCATCTTTTGGAATTGCCTTGTTCATGTCTGATAGATAATCAAGACTGAAAAGTGAGTGTGCTGGTCCTAATTCTAGATCGATCAAATCCTCTTCGTGTAACTCAAAGTGTACATCGTCTGTGTCTCCCTCTGCATCCACATAGAAGAATCCTTGTTGCTCATCGACACCAAGTGCGATATGGTCCGAGACCATGTCTGCAGCCGTTACGGCCCGGTCTACATCTTCTCCAGACAAAATGATTTCAGCCGCCAAATCTAGGTCTGGAATATCTGGTTCTTGGCGAATTGAATCTGGATCAATCAGTGCAAGTGTATACTCAAGCCCGTCAATACGAATCTCAAGTTTTCTTGTCTTTTCATCAAGCTCAAGCTCGATTAATTGTCCTCGATTAGCCATTCCAGCAATGTCCTCTAATCGAGACAGATTGACACCGATAATACCGCCGTCTGCTTCATATGATTCAAATGCATCTGCATTAAGGGTGAGATCGACCATCCCAACGTTTGCCGGATCAACTGCTCGAATCTCTAGACCTTCCTCTTCCAAGCGAATCTTACATTCCTCAACCAGCACGCTCACGGAGTCAAGAGTTTCTTGGAGCGTCTCCGCGCTCACAATCGCTTTGAACATATATTAAGAAATATTTGGCACCATGGGATAAAAACCATGGACATTTGTCTCTAATCCAGTCAACTGTTCCGGATTGACCTCCTCCCACTCGTGAACGGGGCGGGACTCCCACGGTACCGCACCGCTGGGTTGGGAGTTACAGGGTTGCAGTCCAATCGGCATGACCAGACTACTGGCAGGGTCATTTGAAACTCTTTGATTTTCGTGATGACGAGAATCTTCGATTCTCGAACCACCAAGCCGCAGTCTCCGATCCCGGCATGGGATTCAGCGTTACCGTGCTGATCGGAATTCACAACCAGCGGCCCGAAGGGGATTCATTCAGAGTGGTGTGGCCCCAATCCCGATATTATCCGTTTATTCGGTCGACAAGGCCGCCTCAGTGCGGTCATATCCATATCTTGATCACACATAAAACTCCGGAATAGCTCAATCTCGTGGAGAGATGCCCCGTTGTTGGCTTCATCCCACGGCTAAAGCCGATGGGCGTTCGCCTTGCTCCGCTGTAAAGTGGTTCGAGAGATTTCGTGTCTCGTCATCACGGAAGCGGTCTTCCGTACAACTTCGAGACATTAGACCTTCTTTTTCCGTAAATAGCGCTTTATTCGAAAGAATATACTCACTATCCTAATCGAATAACTGCCAACTGATCTGCACATCTCGGCGACCGGTTATAGATGTAAAGTATACCGTCGCAGTAAGAAATCTCGGAGCTTGCTCCTGAGGTGAACTCACTACAGTGCTTCTTTGTACGCCTCTAATGTTTCATTGACATCTTCTTCGGTGTGGGCGTACGTGATGAACTGTGCTTCAAATTGATTCTGGCTGAGCAGAATATCTTGCTCAAGCATTGCTGGTCTAAAGATGCGCTTCCACCGCTCGGTTTCACCCTGCTTGACATCCTTGCCTGACTTTGGGCAGTATTCATGTCGGGAGCAGCCTGATCGCTGTGTGCAACCTGTTTCACAATGGTTATTGAATGAGGCTGGACCTTCTCGGGTAAAGAGTACTTTGAACATGCCATCTGTCCCAGCCACGGTATACTCAGGCGCTTGACTCTCAATGATCTCTGCTAGACCGGAACGAAGTTGCTCTCCTAGTTTGTGGATATGATCGTGTACATCATTTTCTGCTGCGTATCGGAGCGATTCAAGCCCAGCAGCCATTGTTACTGGATGGCCAGAGAACGTTCCAGCCTGAAACACATCTCCTGACGGAGTGAACTCCTTGATAATCTCTGCTTTCCCACCAATTGCACCGACCGGGAATCCTCCTCCGATTAATTTCCCAAATGTTGTGATGTCTGGGTCAATCCCGTATTTCCCCTGTGCACAACTCAGGCCCCCAACTCTAAACCCTGTAATCACTTCATCCCAGATCAACAGTGAACTATGTTCCGTACAGAGGTCCCGAAGTGTTTCATGGAATCCATCGACTGGGGGAATGATTCCGACATTGGCAAGAATCGGTTCTGTAATAACTGCTGCAATTTCATCCCCATGCGCTTCAAATACTTGCTTTGCCTTCTCAATATCATTGAAGGGTATAGGAATCGTATGTTTTGCAAAATCAGACGGTATTCCGGGACTTGAAGGATGTGTATGCTCTGAATCTCCTTCTACAAGTGTTGATTCCTGTGCTCCGTGGTATCCACCCTTCATAACAACGACTTTCTCGCGATTTGTATATGCCCTAGCCAACCGAATTGCAGACACTGTTGCTTCGGTGCCTGAATTGACGAACCGTATCATCTCTACGCTGGGGACGTGTCGAACGACAAACTCTGCATGTTCGACTTCGATTTCTGTCGGCATACCATACATTGGTCCAGCACTTGCTTCCGATTGTATCCGAGCAGCTACCGGATCAGGCAACTGATGCCCATATAGCAATGGCCCAAGACCCATTACCCAGTCGACGTATCGGTTTCCATCTGCATCAATGACGTGTCCACCGTCACCTCTTCGGATGAAGCGTGGATACGGTTCTGGTGCCGCTCTGACTGCTGAGTTTACACCACCGGGAAGTACAGAAAGAGCTCGATCGTATAGTTCGCGCGACTGCTTGTCACCCATGCATGCTGCTTCTGCATCGGCACCTAAAACACAATCGCCATCGGCACAGTGTGTGTCTATTCTCAATCAACTGATTGCTTATCGGACACGTCAGGCGGTGGCCACTTCATGTTCGCTGTACTGTTCGTTGCCGTGCTGCCTCTGCAATGCCGGCATTAGCCGAGCATGATGGACACGCTCTAATTTGTCCGTTTTCATCCGCAAAGACGCGGACGAACTGTTCTGATACGTGGGATCCACAATGATCGCATGTTGCCATAGTATTCACCGGCCTTGATAACCGGTACCACTTGATATGTACCCACATATAATATCTTTTCACTTGCCTGCGACACTTGCCGGATATAAAACCCTAATATTTTGGGTTAGGCTTTATTTGGAAGCTGTCTTAGCGATCAATCCAGCCTGTGCACCAGCAACAAATCCAGCGTCGATATTTACCACTGAGAGTACGGTACAAGACTGTAACATTCCAAGTAGCGCTGCTTCACCAGCTCCTCCTTTCCCATACCCACTGGAAACCGGAACACCAACTACTGGAACATCAACCAATCCGGCAACAACCGTTGGCAAGGCACCTTCTCGTCCAGCAGCTACAACAACAACATCGGATTGACGGATAACATCTAATTGATCGATCAGCCTTGCAATTCCAGCAACCCCTACATCTGTAATCTCGTGGACTGTTGCTCCCATCTCGCGAGCGATTATAGCTGCTTCACGTGCAGCAGCTATGTCAACAGTTCCTCCAGTCACCACAGCGACCTCTCCACCCTCATTCGGTCTGTTATAGCTATTTGCTTTTGCAACGATTATTTTTGCTCGAGAATGGACTTCTACTGTATCGCTTGCTGATAACTGCTGTAGCCTCTCAGCAACTGATTCTTGTCTGTTTGATTCCAACCGTGTAACAATTGCTCGTCCTGTTGTCTCTATAGCTGTTTCTGCTAAATCGATAATTTCTGACGTTGTTTTACCTTCCCCAAATATTGCTTCGGGAATTCCGCTTCGCTGCTCTCGCGTTGCATCAAAACGACCAGCTTCTGATGTTGCGTATCCTGCCAACCGTGATTCCGCTTCTGCAGGGGAAATCTCTCCAGCGGCTACTGCTTCCAATAATTCGCGCATAGTCTGTTTTAGACATCATACATAATCAGCACTCGGAAACGCCTCTTTTCGTGATCTTAATTGTGGGTTCTTTTATGATATTGATTTCAGACAACAACTCTCATAGTCTAGTTAATGTGACACACATTCTATTGAGTATGCTGCCTGTATCGGAGTTTCTACCGGGCGAATACAGGAAACCTTATAAGGAATCCTCAGAAATCTTCTCATTGTATGGCAGATCTTATAGTCAAAGCAGCAGTTAAAGAAGCGCTTGAGGACAAAAACGTAGCATCTGATTTCTATGCAGCTCTTGACGAAGAAGTCGAGGAACTGCTTCAGGATGCTGCAGAACGAGCGGAAGCAAACGACCGCAAAACAGTCCAGCCTCGAGATCTGTAATCGGTCTACGATTTAGTAGATCTCACTTGTCGCGCTGAGTCGTAGTCTCTTGACGGGATGCCGCTTTTTTATTATCTCTGAACCTTACGAAGTCACGTTGCTATAGCGATAGTAAGACAAAAACGCTTGAGATACCCCCCCGCGTAATCTCAGATATTTAGTTGTCGTATTTCCATACAACGTATGCTAGCAGTAGAAGGAGCAGGCCCCAAATAACTCCGAGTCCGGTCTGGATTGGATTATAGCCTTCGTATAGTTGTATCCCTACAAGCGAGATGATCGTCACAACGCCGATTACCAGCAACATCTGATAAACTCGATCCATTCCCACAATTCCATCATATAGACGTTTTGCAAACCCCCTTTCTGAGGACATACTTTGTAAGTAGTAGGCTTTTCCCCGATAATAATTGCCTTCTGAGTCTGTTACGATTGTCGCGTGCGGAATACTTTTTCCCTTTGTGCACATACAAATATTCAAATGAGTCTTGGATCCGATATCTATCGTCAGCAGATTCTTGATCATTACAAGAATCCTCGCAACTACGGTGAACTTGAAGACCCAACATATTCTCATATTGGCGAAAACCCAATGTGTGGAGATGAAATTCAGGTTGATGTACAGATTGATGAAACTAATGGCACTATTGAAAATATCGCGTTTCAAGGAGATGGTTGTGCAA
This portion of the Salinarchaeum sp. IM2453 genome encodes:
- the larB gene encoding nickel pincer cofactor biosynthesis protein LarB; the encoded protein is MRELLEAVAAGEISPAEAESRLAGYATSEAGRFDATREQRSGIPEAIFGEGKTTSEIIDLAETAIETTGRAIVTRLESNRQESVAERLQQLSASDTVEVHSRAKIIVAKANSYNRPNEGGEVAVVTGGTVDIAAAREAAIIAREMGATVHEITDVGVAGIARLIDQLDVIRQSDVVVVAAGREGALPTVVAGLVDVPVVGVPVSSGYGKGGAGEAALLGMLQSCTVLSVVNIDAGFVAGAQAGLIAKTASK
- a CDS encoding DUF1931 domain-containing protein, with product MADLIVKAAVKEALEDKNVASDFYAALDEEVEELLQDAAERAEANDRKTVQPRDL
- a CDS encoding DNA polymerase sliding clamp; amino-acid sequence: MFKAIVSAETLQETLDSVSVLVEECKIRLEEEGLEIRAVDPANVGMVDLTLNADAFESYEADGGIIGVNLSRLEDIAGMANRGQLIELELDEKTRKLEIRIDGLEYTLALIDPDSIRQEPDIPDLDLAAEIILSGEDVDRAVTAADMVSDHIALGVDEQQGFFYVDAEGDTDDVHFELHEEDLIDLELGPAHSLFSLDYLSDMNKAIPKDAEVTAELGEEFPVKLHFDIAEGKGQVTYMLAPRIQSD
- a CDS encoding glutamate-1-semialdehyde 2,1-aminomutase, whose translation is MGDKQSRELYDRALSVLPGGVNSAVRAAPEPYPRFIRRGDGGHVIDADGNRYVDWVMGLGPLLYGHQLPDPVAARIQSEASAGPMYGMPTEIEVEHAEFVVRHVPSVEMIRFVNSGTEATVSAIRLARAYTNREKVVVMKGGYHGAQESTLVEGDSEHTHPSSPGIPSDFAKHTIPIPFNDIEKAKQVFEAHGDEIAAVITEPILANVGIIPPVDGFHETLRDLCTEHSSLLIWDEVITGFRVGGLSCAQGKYGIDPDITTFGKLIGGGFPVGAIGGKAEIIKEFTPSGDVFQAGTFSGHPVTMAAGLESLRYAAENDVHDHIHKLGEQLRSGLAEIIESQAPEYTVAGTDGMFKVLFTREGPASFNNHCETGCTQRSGCSRHEYCPKSGKDVKQGETERWKRIFRPAMLEQDILLSQNQFEAQFITYAHTEEDVNETLEAYKEAL